A stretch of DNA from Cryptomeria japonica chromosome 4, Sugi_1.0, whole genome shotgun sequence:
TCCCTGCCTTAGAATAATGAGATGACTTTCCCTATTCAAGGAATTGTTCCATAATCTTTTAAACCTAGGATGCTTAACCTCAACCTTGGTTAAAGGATAATGTAATTTTCTAATATTATAGAAAAAAGTACCCCCTCAACCCATCAAGGTTGGAAACCTTGTGCTTAGAATTTataaattaattgataaatgaaTCATTGTAGGCAAAATTCTAGACTAAACTAGATAAGCCCATGCCTAATCCAAGATGATGTGGGGAATCGATCACCACCTTAATAAATGTTCCATCTAAACTTAAAAACCTACAAAATTAACCTTAACTACATTATGTCCATCCCATCTTGTTATGTTTAGGAATTGATCCTACCCAATTTTTGTTTTAGCCAAGCTAGAGATTCATAGTACATTTTTTTCCTCACTAAGTTATGAGATCTCTTAATCATATTACACCACTTATCCCTTTATTGTTGGTATTTGGTGACTGATGATGTTGTTgggcttaaattttggtgacttCGTCAGCCATATTTCCCCCCAAAATCAATTAACAGTGGAGTCTAGGGGGTAGAGCCCCTCTTATGGGGGCTTGGTGGTAGAGCCCATGGTAGAggtctgggggcaatgcccttaggACGGTTGTTGGTGGCAATGCCCTTGAAGCAAAAAATGACCATTATTTAATAAAGAAGTCAACTATTATTTTGGTACGTAAATCAACCTTTGTAAACTGCCAAAAAGGGCTTGATAAATAAGTGGCTATGTAATGTGAAATATCATCAAATTATAATTTTATCTTTGTTGGATAATAAAAGGAAAGTGGACCGCTATTTCTCTATGGATGTAGCCCACATTGGTTGAACCACATTAAATTTGTGTGTTATTGTGGATTgttattttgtctcttttattttgcattttatttttattggtctgatctgcctaaaccctaacataTACATCCCTAGCTTTCTAGATAAACAACTTTTGAGTGTTAAATTAATATATACTTCAACTAGTTCTATTACCTAGCCCTAGGTCTCATTATGTAACTTACTCTACACTTCTCCTACCTAGAAGCTAATAGGAAAACCTTCTCATTTTTTCTTAGCAAGGGAGAAGTCTTAGAATGTAGTACATAGCAATTTATTTGTGCTTAGCACTTAACTCCCCTTATCTAATCTCCAATGATGAGATCTCACTTCTTCCTCGTAGCATGGGGCTAGGTTAAGGGGGTATAGtactccaaaagaaaagaaaagaaaatttaaaaaaaagaaagagaaaaaaggaaaagaaaatttaCATAATGTTCATACTCTCAGATTTTGACTCTAGTTCAGATTATAAGGGCCACATTAAAAAGGAGTAATAAAAGCACACATATGCACTAGCTAAGTGAAACAACCAAGAGTCCTACCCCTTATCAAAAGGCCCATTGTTGAGAACCTAATCCTTTACCCCAAGTTTGACTTGTTGGCTATCTTTGGTTTGAGTCCAGAAGGTACTTGTAAAGCTAGTCACTAAGTGTTGCTTGATGTTAGTCTAATAGTTGAACTTAGATTTGGACCAATTCCGTACCATAGTGGGTTTACTTCAAATCGTCCCCGTGTATTTTCTATTCATATTTGTCTTCCCCTAAAATCTCATATCTTAGTGGTTTATTGCTCAATTAACTATGTTCTAGTCAATCCACAATTCTCTAAATAAAAAATTGGTGAAGAGCAGTTGTAGTATTATTACAAGTACACAAGTTCATTACTAATTTAAATATTGTTGTGAAGTATAAGCATTTATCACATATAACATGTCTATTATTTGTTATCCACACATCCATCCTCATATGCATACATACTaaacacaaaaatataaaaaataaatgtacATTTGTAATTGCATATCCAATGTTAAATCTAAAAAATCCGTGTGCATACAAGAAAACACAAGATCTAACATGACCAACAAGATGAAAGCGTGAGCTAAACTAGCATAAATCTGAACATATATGTCATGAATGTCCACACCTAAGTACAAGGTCTCTCATTCAAGAGATGTTAAAAATATAATTGATGGTTACATTAAAATGACATGGTACATAAAACTCCCCATCCAAGAGATATCTcagaataaaaaattattaaaatcatCTAGAGCTCCAAATTTTCAACTCATTAAGAAAAATGAGCCCCTAAAAATCCTCATTTCATActtataaaataaaattcattgcaTCTTTAACACATTAAAAAAAATGTTGTGATAAGACCCATTATTTTATAATGACAAAATTCATTATTCTGTTAACTATCTTTGACCTCATTAACATTAAAAATCTTCTATTCTATTTAAAACCAACCTACTTCTTATCCTTCTTTCCCATTAAAAAATCATATCCACAGATATCGAAAATAAGGTTTTGTATCAAGCATGCACAAACACAACTCAAGTGAAAGATATGATACAAGAAAAGCTTCAGTAGAGATTCTCAAGTCTATCTACTACGCATCTCCCTATAAGGGGATGGTCATTTAGAGAGGTACTCTTTTCCCTCAACATATTTGATTAGAGGGGACTTTATTCCCCCTTTTTCCTTAATTTCTCAAGTTAATCTTGAAAGTCTAAATGTGATCTCATCCATGGCAGGTCTCATGGAAGGGTCCTTTTCAACACATGATAATGCAAGTTTTGCCAATGCAAGAGCTTGGTCTATGCAATAGACTTCATGGAGAGATTGGTCCATCCAGCCTCTCAAATTCTCAACAGCATTATCACCCTCTAAAAGAGGACTTATGGTGTCAGCCAGAAGAAAATTTTTCCCTCTCTTGCTAACAGCAGGTTTTCCTGATAGGATTTCAAGCAATATAACACCAAAGGCATATACATCCATCATTGGAGTGACAAGGCCATCAGAAAGGTATTCAGGGGCCATGTACCCATGTGTGCCTGAAATatgtttggtgaagatatcagtgTTTTCTGAAGATTTTGCCATGCCAAAGTTTGCAATCTTGGCATTGAAGTCTCCATTGAGAAGAATGTTGCTGCATTTGATGTCCTTGTGTACATAACAGGGTtgtgtgcatgtatgaatgtaTTGTAGTCCCCTGGCTACATCAAGACAGATTTGAAGCCTCTGGTTCCATGTGAGGAACCTTGAACAAGAGGAGATGAATTTGTTTTTCATGGCTAGGCCCCCATGAAGCCAGTCACTGAGAGATCCATTTTCAGCATACTCAAATACCATATAAGAGTGATCATCTCCAATGCAAACTCCTAAAAACCCAATAAGATTGACATGGTGAAGTTTGTGTAGGATTCTGAGTTCTTTGGAGTTATCAGCTTTGGTTTTCTTGATAGccaaaagaacaccactgaaggtTCCACAGTACACAGATCCTTCTATTCTGCAGTCAGGATTGAAGTTGTCTGTTGCTTTTTGCAGCTGCTCAAATGTGTAGAAAGTCAGTGACAGGTCTGTGATCATGTTGGTTATGATTACCTTATTGGAAGTTGATTTTCTCTCACCATCATCTTTATCTTCTGCTCTGGGAATGTCTGGATTTTTGTGTGATAAATGCAACTTCTTTAAGGACTGCTTCCTCCTGGCCAGCAAAAATGATACTACAATGGCAGATGTTATAGCCACTGTTCCTACAGCAATGCCCACATAAGCACCCACTTCTAATCTTACTCTCTTCTTTGGATTAGTAGTGGAAATCCCTCTGGGTTGTGGACTTCCTTCTTCCCGGGCTTGCATGACAGGAAGAATAACTGGCTTACTCTTCAATGGAACCAGAAGAGACACATGGAAAATGACAGTAGGGTTTGAACCTTGTAATGTGTTGGCAAATACTATATCATATATTGATGTATTGAAAGCCTCAGCAATTGAATCCAATGTATCTCCCTTCTTCACAGCATATGACAGAAGGTGGTTGAATCCTCTCTTGATCTGCTCAGTGGTTGGGCATGCACATCTCAAAGGAATCAATATATTCTTTGCAAGACTCAGAGAATAGATTCCCTCAGGGTTAGTGTTTTGTTTCACAAGAGCCTGACAGGATGTCAATCCCTGAAAGACCTTAGTTAATGAAAAATAGGTGTCCCCCTCTGAGAGTTTATATCTGAGATTGGCTTGAGAATGATTTCCAGTGCAGCCACACTGCAAGGGGATGAGAACTGGCTGGGCTTGCTGTAACTCTGCAGATTCAATGGTAATATTGTTTGAAGAGGTCATTTCACTTGTACTCATATTGAAAAGTCTGCTGATATT
This window harbors:
- the LOC131061815 gene encoding protein LYK5-like translates to MASTLARLLPFAIIILTLENVLAQEAYAGNKLFDCNDNSSESSGYACNGAERSCSTYALFHAQAPNYLSLLNISRLFNMSTSEMTSSNNITIESAELQQAQPVLIPLQCGCTGNHSQANLRYKLSEGDTYFSLTKVFQGLTSCQALVKQNTNPEGIYSLSLAKNILIPLRCACPTTEQIKRGFNHLLSYAVKKGDTLDSIAEAFNTSIYDIVFANTLQGSNPTVIFHVSLLVPLKSKPVILPVMQAREEGSPQPRGISTTNPKKRVRLEVGAYVGIAVGTVAITSAIVVSFLLARRKQSLKKLHLSHKNPDIPRAEDKDDGERKSTSNKVIITNMITDLSLTFYTFEQLQKATDNFNPDCRIEGSVYCGTFSGVLLAIKKTKADNSKELRILHKLHHVNLIGFLGVCIGDDHSYMVFEYAENGSLSDWLHGGLAMKNKFISSCSRFLTWNQRLQICLDVARGLQYIHTCTQPCYVHKDIKCSNILLNGDFNAKIANFGMAKSSENTDIFTKHISGTHGYMAPEYLSDGLVTPMMDVYAFGVILLEILSGKPAVSKRGKNFLLADTISPLLEGDNAVENLRGWMDQSLHEVYCIDQALALAKLALSCVEKDPSMRPAMDEITFRLSRLT